One region of Desulfitobacterium chlororespirans DSM 11544 genomic DNA includes:
- a CDS encoding adenylosuccinate synthase: protein MASVVLIGTQWGDEGKGKVTDFLAEKADLVVRYQGGNNAGHTVVAKGEEFKLHLIPSGILYEDKTCVIGNGVVVDPKVLLEELAYLSERKVKTGKLLISSNAHVIMPYHRILDALEEDSRGEHKIGTTKRGIGPAYMDKTLRIGIRIMDLIDDEEFAGKLRRNLQEKNNLLIKVYGVEPLDYDTIYQEYSGYAQKIRSLVADSSLIIDESLKAGEKVLFEGAQGTLLDLDHGTYPYVTSSHPIAGGACIGAGVGPTRINRVVGVIKAYTTRVGEGPFPTELADETGELMRQNGHEFGTTTGRARRCGWFDAVIARYAVRVSGISDFALMKLDVLSGFETIKICVGYRVNNEVIYEFPQSQKIFKVCEPVYEVIEGWQEDITGVTRFEDLPKAAQDYVRRIEQLTETQVTLIAVGPGREQTIVRGEIF from the coding sequence ATGGCATCCGTAGTGTTAATAGGTACTCAATGGGGCGATGAGGGAAAAGGAAAGGTAACGGACTTCCTGGCCGAAAAGGCGGATTTAGTGGTCCGCTATCAAGGGGGGAACAACGCCGGACATACCGTCGTTGCCAAAGGAGAAGAGTTTAAGCTTCATTTGATCCCTTCAGGAATTCTGTATGAAGATAAGACCTGCGTCATCGGCAACGGAGTCGTAGTTGATCCTAAGGTGCTGCTGGAAGAGTTGGCTTATCTGAGCGAACGGAAAGTAAAAACCGGCAAACTCCTGATCAGCTCCAACGCTCATGTCATCATGCCTTATCACCGCATACTTGACGCTTTGGAAGAAGATTCCCGCGGGGAGCATAAAATAGGGACTACGAAGCGGGGCATCGGCCCGGCCTATATGGACAAAACCTTGCGGATCGGCATCCGGATCATGGATTTGATTGATGATGAAGAATTTGCCGGCAAGCTCCGCCGTAATCTGCAGGAGAAGAATAACCTCCTGATCAAAGTATACGGTGTTGAGCCCTTGGACTACGACACCATCTATCAGGAGTATTCCGGCTATGCCCAAAAGATTCGGAGCTTGGTGGCGGACAGCTCCTTAATCATTGACGAGTCCTTGAAAGCCGGGGAAAAGGTTCTATTTGAAGGCGCTCAGGGCACCCTGCTGGATCTGGATCACGGAACCTATCCCTATGTCACCTCCTCCCATCCCATTGCCGGCGGAGCCTGCATCGGTGCCGGGGTTGGCCCTACCCGCATTAATCGGGTGGTGGGAGTTATCAAAGCCTATACCACTCGCGTTGGCGAAGGACCCTTCCCCACCGAGCTGGCGGACGAAACCGGGGAGCTTATGCGTCAGAATGGTCATGAATTCGGCACCACCACCGGCCGGGCCCGCCGCTGCGGCTGGTTTGATGCTGTGATCGCCCGCTATGCTGTGCGGGTCAGTGGCATCTCTGATTTTGCTTTGATGAAGTTGGATGTTTTATCCGGTTTCGAAACCATTAAAATTTGTGTGGGTTATCGGGTCAATAACGAAGTGATTTATGAATTTCCCCAAAGTCAGAAGATATTTAAAGTATGTGAGCCCGTCTATGAGGTTATAGAGGGCTGGCAGGAGGATATCACAGGAGTGACTCGTTTTGAGGATCTGCCGAAAGCCGCTCAGGACTATGTCAGACGGATTGAGCAGCTTACGGAAACCCAGGTTACTCTCATTGCCGTCGGACCCGGCAGAGAACAGACCATTGTCCGCGGCGAAATTTTCTAA
- the purB gene encoding adenylosuccinate lyase, giving the protein MLINRYTHPEMGQLWREGYEYERWLEVELAVAEVMAERGEIPFQALSEIRRKAKVNPERIAEIEKVVRHDLIAFLQGVVEEIGEAGKYLHLGLTSSDVKDTGLSLVLRDAGQLLLKDLRELREALAQRAVESKDTVMVGRTHGIHAEPLTFGLKLALWMAEIDRQIERLAAAVESIGAGKISGAVGTYANVSPEVEEAVCAKLGLKPALVSNQILQRDRHAHYVTALALIGSTLEKMATEIRNLQRTDILEVEEPFAEGQKGSSAMPHKRNPIACEQIAGMSRLLRGNALAAMENVALWHERDMTHSSVERVILPDSSILLDHMLRQMTRVIKGLRIRSDQMMENLLKTYGLTSSQRVLLALVDKGCMREEAYQWVQQAAFAAWDNGRDFREVIQENPQVMELLTAEEVNALFDWSYHLKHIDDIFKRLGLGN; this is encoded by the coding sequence TTGTTGATTAATCGATATACACATCCTGAAATGGGGCAATTATGGCGGGAAGGCTATGAATATGAGCGATGGCTGGAAGTCGAGCTGGCCGTGGCTGAGGTGATGGCTGAGCGGGGTGAGATTCCCTTCCAGGCTCTGTCCGAGATTCGCAGGAAAGCCAAAGTCAATCCGGAGCGAATTGCTGAGATAGAAAAGGTGGTTCGTCATGATCTCATCGCTTTTTTGCAGGGAGTTGTGGAAGAGATCGGCGAAGCGGGCAAATATCTGCATCTGGGGCTAACCTCCTCAGATGTTAAGGATACGGGACTCAGCTTGGTTTTAAGAGATGCCGGGCAGCTTTTGCTTAAGGATCTGCGGGAACTGCGTGAAGCCTTAGCCCAGCGGGCCGTGGAAAGCAAAGATACCGTGATGGTGGGACGTACCCATGGCATTCATGCCGAGCCCCTGACTTTCGGCTTGAAACTCGCTTTATGGATGGCTGAGATCGACCGCCAGATCGAGCGCCTGGCAGCCGCCGTCGAGTCCATTGGGGCCGGCAAGATTTCCGGTGCCGTAGGGACCTATGCCAATGTATCACCGGAAGTTGAAGAAGCGGTCTGTGCCAAATTAGGGCTTAAGCCTGCTTTGGTCAGCAATCAGATTCTTCAGCGGGATCGCCATGCCCACTATGTCACAGCCTTGGCTTTGATCGGGAGCACTCTTGAGAAAATGGCCACAGAGATTCGCAACCTTCAGCGCACAGATATCCTGGAAGTGGAGGAGCCCTTTGCCGAAGGACAAAAGGGGTCCTCGGCCATGCCTCATAAAAGAAATCCCATCGCCTGTGAGCAGATTGCGGGGATGTCCCGGCTGCTCCGGGGCAATGCTCTGGCTGCTATGGAAAATGTAGCTCTCTGGCATGAGCGGGATATGACTCATTCTTCCGTTGAGAGAGTCATTCTGCCTGACAGCAGCATTTTGCTGGATCATATGCTGCGGCAAATGACCCGGGTTATTAAAGGGTTACGCATTCGTTCCGATCAGATGATGGAGAATCTCCTCAAAACCTATGGCTTAACCTCCTCCCAACGGGTTCTGCTCGCGTTAGTCGATAAGGGCTGTATGCGGGAAGAGGCTTATCAATGGGTTCAGCAGGCGGCCTTTGCAGCTTGGGACAACGGCCGGGATTTCCGGGAAGTGATTCAGGAAAATCCCCAGGTTATGGAGCTGCTCACGGCTGAGGAAGTCAACGCTTTGTTTGATTGGAGTTACCATCTTAAGCATATTGACGATATTTTTAAACGCTTGGGCTTAGGCAATTAA